One stretch of Francisella sp. LA112445 DNA includes these proteins:
- the crcB gene encoding fluoride efflux transporter CrcB has protein sequence MEKLLLLVGIGGGLGAMSRFALTQATASISKQIPLGILFCNIIGSLVIGIFAAFLLETKLFNEDVSTYVRSFFVTGFLGGFTTFSSFSLDILNLLQRGEVFIALGYVLVSVLVSLFAVIIGYYFIIGLYR, from the coding sequence ATGGAAAAATTATTATTATTAGTAGGAATTGGTGGGGGTCTTGGTGCAATGTCTAGATTTGCACTAACTCAGGCAACAGCAAGTATTTCCAAGCAGATTCCATTAGGAATTTTATTTTGTAATATTATAGGTTCATTAGTCATAGGTATCTTTGCAGCTTTTTTGCTTGAAACAAAGCTTTTTAATGAAGATGTTTCAACCTATGTAAGATCCTTTTTTGTAACAGGGTTCTTAGGAGGTTTTACGACTTTCTCAAGTTTTAGTTTAGACATTCTAAACTTACTACAAAGAGGAGAGGTATTTATAGCTTTAGGGTATGTGCTTGTTAGTGTACTGGTATCCTTATTTGCTGTTATTATAGGATATTATTTTATAATAGGGCTTTATAGATGA